A single region of the Polyodon spathula isolate WHYD16114869_AA chromosome 12, ASM1765450v1, whole genome shotgun sequence genome encodes:
- the LOC121324655 gene encoding NADH dehydrogenase [ubiquinone] 1 alpha subcomplex subunit 2-like: protein MSLVYDVPLGQLVGGVQTRLLTKVNVMAASVVRTVGSNLGKNLREIRLHLCQTSEASQGARNFIEQHYVTLKKANPEFPFLIRECSGVKAKLWARYDFGKERSVPLDNMNADQVVKALEAAVNAKP, encoded by the exons ATGTCATTGGTTTATGACGTGCCTCTTGGACAACTAGTAGGCGGGGTCCAAACCCGACTTCTAACTAAGGTGAACGTCATGGCTGCTTCTGTGGTGAGAACTGTAGGGTCAAATCTGGGGAAAAACCTGAGAGAAATACGCTTACATCTCTGTCAGACATCTGAAGCTAGTCAGGGGGCCAG GAATTTCATCGAACAGCATTATGTGACTTTGAAGAAAGCCAATCCTGAATTTCCATTCTTAATCAGAGAATGTTCTGGAGTCAAAGCTAAACTATGGGCCAGATATg ATTTTGGTAAAGAAAGGAGCGTGCCCTTGGACAACATGAATGCAGACCAAGTTGTCAAAGCTTTGGAAGCAGCGGTCAATGCCAAACCATGA